The genome window CATCGGGAACGGTCCGCAGTTGCGGCGAGACGCGTGGCTGCGCACGCAGTTTTCGCCAGGCAGCCGCCGGAATGCGCTCGTGGTCGAGGGAGCGGGACGGAAGGGGGTTGCCGGGACCTGGAGGGGGGCCGCTCAGGGCTGCCATGGGCGCCTCCAACGGATAGGGCGAGCGGACGAAGAGTTCGAGCGCCGGCAGTTTTTGCGGCACGTCGGAATGGCTGGCGTAGATCAACTGGACATCCTTGCCCGGGATGCCGGCTATCCGTATGGGCAGCGCCACCCGTTCGTCCGTGTCGTTCGTGTATTGCCACAGGCCGATGCCTTGGCCGTCGTAGCGGTCGGAGGCGATCGCGCCGCAATGAGGGCCCGCGCAGTCCACCGCCAGGCTGGCCGCGGGAGGCACGACGGGCGGGGCCGGCAGGGCTTGGTCGCCATCCCCGCCACAGGCGGCCAGGAGCAGCCACACGCCATGGATGGCCAAAGAACTGATCGGGGCGCGTGTTCGTGCAGAGGTGGTTGTCATGGCGGATCCTTGCTATCGGATGACGATGCTCAGGCTGGAGCGCGGCGGAACGAGCAGGGTCTCGCGGTAGCTGCCCAGGATGCGGGGCCGCACGAACGGGAAGAAGCCGTAGGGTTCCAGGTAAAGCGGCACGCTGTTGGGCAATGCGGTGGTGTCGGCATACCGCGCGCCGTCCAGCGGAATGAGCGAAATCTCTCCTTCATGCCTCTCGGGATAGCCGAAGCCCGAGGGCGAAGCCGCCGCGGGAAACAGGGCCGCGCTGCTGCCGAAACGGCGCAGCATGGCCTGGAAGCCGTCGCCCCCCACCTGCCGGATAGAGTGGTCGAGGACCTCGAAAGAGTTGGTCGAGCTGAAATCGTTCAATAGCGAGACGAACAGATCGGCGCCGTGCTGGCGCATCAGATAGGCCGCCAGCGTATTGACCGTGTTGTAGCCATAGCAGGCCCGGTCCGGCGACGGGATCGGATACATGTCGCGCAGATCGCAGTTGAAGCCACCGCGCTGGCCCCAGATCATCCAGTCTCGGAAACGCGACGCGGTGTCGGAGGGCGCCGGGTCGTCGGGATGGTAGACCAGGTCCTTCATCGCTTCGGCGACCGTTTCGTTCAGCCAGGAGTCGAGGGTGTACTCGTTGCCGCCGAGAATGCCTCGATAGAACCAGAATACGATGTGTGTGAGTTCGTGCGAGAAATTCTGGATGAAGTCGGTGTAGACGTCATCGGGGGCGTAGATGGTCCGGGCGTGCATGTACACCGCCAGGGCTTCGTTGGACTGCTGGATGCGGGGAAGGTCCGGATAGTAGTGACGCACGTAGGAGTCGGTATAGCTGACGTAGCCCAGGACCTCCATCCGCTCGACGATCACCACGTTCAGGTCTTCGCCGGCGCCGATGATGTCTTCGTAGGGATTCTCGTTCCAGATCGGCCCGGCGATCCTGGTCACCCGGTCGTAGGTGGATCGGATCCCTTGCTGTAGTTGGTCCAGGGCTTCGTCGGTCAGCACGCCGGCGTCCGTGACCGCGTCCTCGACCCAGATGTTCAGGGTCCTGGGATCGGCGCCATCGACGCGGAAAGTGCGTCGCAGCGTGGTCGGACGCAGCGCCTTGGCGTCGTCCCGGTACGAAAAGTCATTCACCCACCATTCCTTCGTGTCGCCCACCCGATGGGACGCCGCGGCGGCCATGCGGGTCAGGGCCGGTCCGGAGGCGGTTTTCACGCGCGGGCGGGGCAAGGCACGCATGTCGTAGGGCGCATGAGGCGCACGAGGGAGCCGGCTTTCCGCCGGATTCGAGGCGGGGCCCGCCGCGCGCAGCAGCGCGGTCGATGCGGCCGCGTCGACGTAGGGCGAGCGCAGGAACAATTCCAGCGGTGGCAGCTTCTGCCGCGCATCCGCCTGGTTCACGTAGGAAAGGTGCACGTCCTTGCCCGGTATGCCGTCGATGCTGACAGGTACTTCCACGCGTTCGTCGGTGTCGTTGGTGTACTGCCAGACGCCTACGCCGGAGCCGGCATAGCGATGGGCGTCGATCGCGCCGCAGCGTGGCCCGCTGCAATCGACGGTCAGCCGCGGGCCGGTCTCGGGAGGCGGCGGCACGGGGGCGGCGCCGTCTTCCCCTCCGCCGCAGGCGGCCAGGGCCAGGATGGAAAGCAGCGACAGCACGCGCGGCAGCCGGGCGCGGAGTCGTGGGAGCATGGGCGATACCTGTCGGGTGGGGAACTTGGCCTCAAGCGTATCGGAGTGTCCCGCAGCGCGCATTGGCCTAAGGTCCAATGCCTGGGTCTTCCGTCCGTGATAGCGTTGTGCCAGTTTCCGGAATTCCGAGCCCGATGTCCGCCTCCCGCCTTCCCCTTGCCGAACAGCTCCAGGCCGAACAGGCGGCGATACTTCGCCGCAACCTGCCGTTTTCGCTGTGCGGCGCGCTATTGACGGTGGGCCTGGTGTGGGCGGCGCTGCGCGATGCGGTGCCCGTGGGCCAGTTGCTGGCCTGGTTCCTGGCGCAGGCAGCCTGGACGCTGGTTCGTGCCTGGGGCGTGTCGCGGTACAAGCGGGCGGCCGGCAGCGCGGCGGGCCTGGCGCGCTGGCGCCGGGCCGCCATCGCCACGACCGGGGTGGCCGGACTGCTGTGGGGAATTCCCTTCGCCTACTGGATGCTGCACGTGGATCTGCCGCACCAGATGTTCCTGATCGTCGCGCTGCTGACCCTGGGCACGGGAGCGATCTATGCCTATTGCATCGACCTGCCGCTGCTGTATGCCTTCGAACTGCCGTATTTCTCGCTGCCTTTCGTCGCCATCCTGGCGATTCCGGGCACCATGCATACCGTGCTGGCGCTGGCGGCGGCGCTGTACCTGGCCGTGACGCTGGTGTTCGCGCAGCGCATGTCGCGCACGCAGATCGATTCGCTGCGACTGCGCTTCGAGAATCTTTCCCTGGTCGAGAGCCTGCAACGCGAGAAGGAAGCGGCCGAACGCAGCGACCTGGCCAAGTCGCGCTTCCTGGCCGCGGCCAGCCACGATCTGCGTCAGCCGGTCCATGCGCTCAGCCTGTTCATCGGCGTGCTGAAGGAACAACCGCTGCCCGACGAGAGCCGGCGCCTGGTGGACAGCGTGGGCAAGGCCGCCTCGGCGCTGGGAACGCTGTTCGAGGCGCTGCTGAACATCTCGCGCCTGGACGCCGGCGTGGTGCGTGTCAACCGGCGGACCTTCGCGTTGACCGCGCTGTTCGACCAGTTGCTGCTGGAGTTCACGCCGCAGGCCGATGCCAAGTCGCTGGTCCTGCGCGTGCGGCCCACGCGGGCGGTGGTCTACACCGATCCGGCGCTGCTGGACCGCATCCTGCGCAACCTGGTCGAGAACGCCATCCGCAACACCTCGCGCGGCGGGGTGCTGCTGGCGTGCCGGCCGCGGCGGGGGGCCTGGCGCATCGAGGTCTGGGACACCGGGGCGGGCATCCCCGCATCCGAACAGGACAAAGTGTTCTGGGAGTTCCATCAGTTGAACAATCCCGAGCGGGACCGGGGCAAGGGTCTGGGCCTGGGGCTGGCCATCGTGCGGCGCACGGCCAAGCTGCTCGGGCATGCCGTCGGGCTGCGCTCGCGCCCGGGGCGGGGCAGCGTGTTTGCCATTACCGTGCCCCGGATGGCGGAACAGCTCGGCGGCCAGCCGGCCGCGGCGCCGGCCGGCCGCACCGCCGGCGCGCTGCGGGACCGGCTGGTGTTCGTGATCGACGACGACACCGAGAACCGCCAGGGATTGCAGCTGCTGCTGGAGGCCTGGGGCTGCCGGGTCGTGGCCGGCGGCAGCGGCCGCGAGATCCTGCTGGCCGCGGCCCGTCACGACCAGCGGCCGGACCTGATCATCAGCGACTACCGGCTGCGCAACCATGAGACGGGAATCGAGGTGATCGACGCCCTGCACGAGGAATACAACGACGAGAACATCCCCGCGATGCTGGTCAGCGGCGACACCGATCCCCAGCGCCTGGCGGAGGCGTCGGCGCGGACCTGGCCGCTGATGCACAAGCCGGTCGAGCCCGCCGAGCTGCGGGAAGTCATGGTACGGCTACTGGGTTAGCGTCGGCAGGCCCGAGGCTTTACCTGGGTTTGCCGAACAGGCCGGCGCGGCGCGCGGCCAGCACCGCCTGGGTGCGGTTGACCACGCCCAGCGCGGCGAAGATGGCCGAGATGTGGGCCTTGACGGTTTTCTCGGTGGTGGCCAGCCGCTCGGCGATCTCGCCGTTGCGCAGGCCCTCGCACAGCAGGCACAGCACCTCGGTCTGGCGCGGCGTCAGGCGGCCCGGCGGCTGCTCGGACAGCACGGCCAGCGAGGCGGGCAGGGGGCTTTCCGGGGGCCGCACGACCTGTCCGGCCAGCACCCGCCGCATGGCGTCCAGCAACTGCCCGACGTCGGCCGACTTGTGCAGGAAGCCGTGGGCACCGGCGGCCAGCGCCGCCTCGGCGTCCTCCTGGTCCTCGGAGGCGGACAGCACCATGACCCGCAGGCCGGCGCCCGCGCGCCGCAACTGGCGCACCA of Pigmentiphaga sp. H8 contains these proteins:
- a CDS encoding response regulator, yielding MTSALLIDDHAMFREGLALALRQAAGPSLHLRTAADGAEALALLRDATADIALMDYYLPDLGGAALVRQLRRAGAGLRVMVLSASEDQEDAEAALAAGAHGFLHKSADVGQLLDAMRRVLAGQVVRPPESPLPASLAVLSEQPPGRLTPRQTEVLCLLCEGLRNGEIAERLATTEKTVKAHISAIFAALGVVNRTQAVLAARRAGLFGKPR
- a CDS encoding hybrid sensor histidine kinase/response regulator yields the protein MSASRLPLAEQLQAEQAAILRRNLPFSLCGALLTVGLVWAALRDAVPVGQLLAWFLAQAAWTLVRAWGVSRYKRAAGSAAGLARWRRAAIATTGVAGLLWGIPFAYWMLHVDLPHQMFLIVALLTLGTGAIYAYCIDLPLLYAFELPYFSLPFVAILAIPGTMHTVLALAAALYLAVTLVFAQRMSRTQIDSLRLRFENLSLVESLQREKEAAERSDLAKSRFLAAASHDLRQPVHALSLFIGVLKEQPLPDESRRLVDSVGKAASALGTLFEALLNISRLDAGVVRVNRRTFALTALFDQLLLEFTPQADAKSLVLRVRPTRAVVYTDPALLDRILRNLVENAIRNTSRGGVLLACRPRRGAWRIEVWDTGAGIPASEQDKVFWEFHQLNNPERDRGKGLGLGLAIVRRTAKLLGHAVGLRSRPGRGSVFAITVPRMAEQLGGQPAAAPAGRTAGALRDRLVFVIDDDTENRQGLQLLLEAWGCRVVAGGSGREILLAAARHDQRPDLIISDYRLRNHETGIEVIDALHEEYNDENIPAMLVSGDTDPQRLAEASARTWPLMHKPVEPAELREVMVRLLG